The following nucleotide sequence is from Candidatus Chlamydia corallus.
GTAAGTGGAGTAATTATTGATTAAGTACAGAGTTCCTTGATTGTAAGAAATCGTGCAGTCTTTTCTGCAGGCAATGGCTCCTCCTTTAGGCTTTGATTCTTCTTCTATTCTATTATTTTTGATAGCAGTATTACAGAGAAAAACGAGGACCCCTTTATTGTTAGTGATGGTACAGCCTCCTTCGCAAGTAATTGCCCCTCCATTTCCAAGCGCTAGGTTTTTACTGAAGAAGGCGTGGTCTTTAACATTTGATAATGTGAAATCCTTACAGGACAAGGCTCCTCCACTTGATGTCGAAATGAAGAGGATGTTATCGATAGACTTGTAGTTAAAAAGTACAATGTCTTCGGATGAATTATGCCTATTTCCAACAAACGTAGTAATTGAAGAAACTCCCATAAGGTTAGACAGAGAGTCTATGAGAGGGAAGCTCTTACGATACTCTTCTTTTTTCTCTAAAGCGTACTTTGCAAAGTAGTCAGTTTGTAGACTATAAACTGAAGAAGTGATCCCTAGAGTGAAGGTCGTGAAAGTCCCGAGATAGGATAAGAAAGTATGGGTAGTCTTTGACTCTAGAGATTTTTTATTTTTTATGTTTTTTAAGACCATTACGTTTTAGATCATTTATTGTTAAAATCTGATTATACTTGCAGCATTTAAGTATTGACTAAGGGTAGATGAAGAAATATCAGCAAAATAGTCTAGAGATAGTATTACCTTAGGAAAAATCTGAATATTATTTCTCACTTTGATAGCCAAAATATTATAGGCTACAGGGGTTGCGTGAGACGTCCAAGTACCTCCACTAATTAGTAATTTAGAATGTAATTCTGGGTCCTGCCTATAGAGAGTCGGACGGTAGGAAATTTCCGTTAGCCAGAACATGGGAACCTGATGCCAGGTTTTCCAAGAAGCGCGTATCCCTACGGGGAGAGAGATATTAGTTAGGGGATGGTGTGTGGAAAATTCGCGAGCATGGTCTCCAGATTCTTTAAATGTAGCTAGATCTCCTCGGATTGCTAAGGCAGTAATAAAGGGATAGATCTGCAAAGTATGTCCTTGAGGTTGTGGCAAGAAAACACAGGAGAGAGTCCCTCCTAAGGTATGATTGTAGAAGGATCCATCAGAGCTCCCTTTAAGGAGATCATGATAAATAGTATGAGTATGTTGTGAGCTAAACGTGTAAGCGAAAGATAAAGATAAGCTTACCCACTCTTTGAGGAGAGTGCTTCCTAAACGCATTCCAGAGAAGTAGGTGTGAGACGATATTCTATTTTGGGACTCCTGTTCTTTAGTTTTGGAGAAAAACTGGGCAAACCCTAAAGAAAGTTTTCCACAGCTTGTTGTGCTATAACCTGTAGTATGACTACGAAAACCCTTATAACCTTCCCTGCTCTTCTGATGAACTAAAAGGCCTATTCCTTGTAAGGAAGCCGCTAAGACTTTCTCTTCATTCCAAGAGGGAAGAGCTTGTAGGCCTGCAAGAGCAGTATAGGCGGATTGCCATAGGGTATTAGCAATGAATTCTCCTCGGCGTTCAGGATGAGGACGGTATCCTAAGGGAGTCCAGTCTGCATAGAGTTGCTTGTGTTTTGTGTTGGCGCCTATTAGAGATGCAGCATTTGTTAGTGTTGTAGTTTCAATCCAATAGGTCGACCAGGTTCCCTGATAACCATAATGTTCTTCAGAATTTAGCTTGGATAGGTCAAGTTGTGAAGAGTTAATTTTTTGTCCAGCTACATCGGAAAGATAGAGGAGGGGAACTCTATTGAGGGGTTGTGAGAGATCAATACTATCATAGGGATCTTCATTGGTACTATTTACTAAAGTAAGAGTCCCAGATAATGTGATTGTCGGGTTCGAATCCTCAGTATAGGTGGATCCTGTTTTTGTGGGGTAGATCCAAATTTTTGGAGCCTTAGCTTGAAAGGAAAGAACAGAAGGAAGGTTAATGGCAATGCGATTTAAAGTTATTATGCTTCCTGATGTCGTTGGTATTGAGGATCCTGTTCGAAGAGTTCCCAGAGTGGTGATCACTGCACCATTACCCAACCGCAGGGTTCCGCCTAGCTGGGATAGCTTGTAGCAGGCCAGTCCCGCACCATTTTCAATAGCAAGGACTCCTTGACGTAGTTCTGAGGTGTTACATAAATAAGAAAAAAAGTTCCTTTCATCAGTGAAGTTAGGGTTTACATTTGCCCCCGAAAATAAAACCGTGCCTTTCTGATCGGACTTAGAGTTGAATAGTATTGGGAAGGATGTAGGATGTTCATTTTCTATGGGATCATAGAAAATGACGCTATAGCCTACACGGGCTCCTATTTGTAGATTTATATTTGGAGTCGAGTAAATAGCATTTCTGTACGAAGGACTGGGGGCGAGCCTTGTAGTT
It contains:
- a CDS encoding polymorphic outer membrane protein middle domain-containing protein — translated: MRFFCFGILVPSLFGCLYANESFELPLRIYTTLSPAHQTSPQPGFTHNENQDLTILGNHNDFILDYKYYESNGGALTCRNLLISENKGDLYFEKNVCPTSGGAIYAAENCVISKNQNYSFTTNLVSANPTVTSGALFGGALFATNCSITNNLGQGVFLDNLALNKGGAIYTRTNLSIKDNEGPILISQNQTLNSKSLGGGIFSGNSINIEGNSEPIQIINNSAGSGGGIFSSQTITISSNKKLVEISDNSAFATIDYRPNYNPGGGAFITNTCIIENNRGGLIFNNNKSQCNGGAIYAKSIIITGNGPIHFLNNSATWGGALLNLEAGSANSHFFLFADYGDIVFNNNTTTRLAPSPSYRNAIYSTPNINLQIGARVGYSVIFYDPIENEHPTSFPILFNSKSDQKGTVLFSGANVNPNFTDERNFFSYLCNTSELRQGVLAIENGAGLACYKLSQLGGTLRLGNGAVITTLGTLRTGSSIPTTSGSIITLNRIAINLPSVLSFQAKAPKIWIYPTKTGSTYTEDSNPTITLSGTLTLVNSTNEDPYDSIDLSQPLNRVPLLYLSDVAGQKINSSQLDLSKLNSEEHYGYQGTWSTYWIETTTLTNAASLIGANTKHKQLYADWTPLGYRPHPERRGEFIANTLWQSAYTALAGLQALPSWNEEKVLAASLQGIGLLVHQKSREGYKGFRSHTTGYSTTSCGKLSLGFAQFFSKTKEQESQNRISSHTYFSGMRLGSTLLKEWVSLSLSFAYTFSSQHTHTIYHDLLKGSSDGSFYNHTLGGTLSCVFLPQPQGHTLQIYPFITALAIRGDLATFKESGDHAREFSTHHPLTNISLPVGIRASWKTWHQVPMFWLTEISYRPTLYRQDPELHSKLLISGGTWTSHATPVAYNILAIKVRNNIQIFPKVILSLDYFADISSSTLSQYLNAASIIRF